The following DNA comes from Triplophysa dalaica isolate WHDGS20190420 chromosome 5, ASM1584641v1, whole genome shotgun sequence.
aaatcatatttaacgAGAAATCGTACTTTTAGAACTTGTGTTAAATACTTCGCTCGAAGAAGAAACACCGTCATAATGGCGTAACTATAAACGTCTGCACGTGCAATGTATCGTGAATAACGTGTAATCGAGTGAAATGCTTTCTGTACGAAAACTTTGACGGACTGTAATGACACGATGACGTACTTTCACTTTGAAACAAGACTTATGAAACACAACGGCTCTTCTAAAAGCCACTTTATTACTCGAGTAGTTTATACCTTCAGAAGTTATATCATATCAAACgaaatgttatgaatgtcaCGTTTTATTAACCCGGATGCGTTTTGGAGAACCTCAACTGATGAGATTAATCTGTTGTGTTACACACTTCTGGTGCTCGAAAAAGAAACACCATCATCATCGCCTAACTATAGAAACGTAAGCTGCCCAAAGTTTGTGAATAAAGCATAAAAGGGTGAAATGCTTTTGTATGAACTCTTTAAGTGACTTTGATGACACGATGACGTACTACagatataaatgttatttttaatcaaattcgATAAAGAGCGGGAAGTGAATACTGAATCGCGCGGGGGATGGTCATGTtcaaatttcaaacactggGCGGGAAACACTTTCATTGGCTCTCTATCGAACCCGTCAAACTATGAGCTgaccaataaacacattttatgggaTTTGGCCGGCGAAGACACGCAATCAGACAACAGGCTCCGTGAcgctaaacatttgcatgtgagagtgaataaataccaCAGCGACGAGACTCTTCAacattcagcatttactcaTCTGTGAAGAAGCATCATGCCTGAACCAGCCAAACCCGCGCCCAAGAAGGGCTCTAAGAAGGCCGTCACCAAGACCGCCGTTAAGGGAGGAAAGAAGCGCAGAAAGTCCAGGAAGGAGAGTTACGCCATCTACGTGTACAAAGTGCTCAAGCAGGTCCACCCCGACACCGGCATCTCTTCCAAGGCGATGGGCATCATGAACTCTTTCGTCAACGACATCTTCGAGCGCATCGCCGGTGAGTCGTCTCGTCTCGCGCACTACAACAAGCGCTCCACCATCACGtcgagagagatccagaccgccgtgcgtctgctgctgcccggtgaactcgccaaacacgccgtgtccgagggcaccaaagccgtcaccaagtacaccagctccaagtaaagcgccgctttcatccgccgcacacaaaggctcttttaagagccacacactTAATCCTTTAAAAGagattattgtttttgtaaagatgtgaattgtgtttttttcattagtGTTATGATATAAATTACGATTTGATTAATgtcaaatatgtttacatttgatggTTTTCCCATTAGACAAAACAGCCATTTTTGATTTTCAAAGTGACTTAATTTGTGTgacaaagttattaaaaatattaagattAATTTTGGTTCATTATGGGCACTAATGTAGAACTTACTGCagtaaaacaaaattagaagTCTTTAGATAGAAAAGTGTATACAGTTTTCTAATTTGCAAATAATCTtgatatgtatttaatttaaagatggtTTGAAGATGTCTTTAAAGATAAATACCACTGATAAATAGACAAACTATTGCTCAActtcaaataaactaaaaatgttattttgttatatcaAAACTTGATGAGTAACTGAATGACAACTTCACTAAACATCTGATGATAGACTTCAGACACCAGTAAACTTCAGTCTTTATATGAGTTTTAAATAGAGGAAAGCAGAAGATTTTCTTGTATATTGTACTCGAAAGTGTGTAGGTTAAAACTGTATTGAACATACTGAAATATGGCAAAATAATGAGGTGTGCAAGATCTTCAGCTGACACTGATTATACACTCACGTAGAGGATTATAAGGTCACCATACTAATagtgtgtttgaccccctttcgccttcagaactgccttaattctacgtggcattgattcaacaaggtgctgaaagcattctttagaaatgttggcccatattgataggatagcatcttgcagttgatggagatttgtgggatgcacgaagctcccgttccaccacatcccaaagatgctccattgggttgagatctggtgactgtgggggccattttagtacagtgaactcattgtcatgttcaagaaaccaatttgaaatgattggagctttgtgacatggtgcattatcctgctggaagtagccatcagaggatgggtacatggtggtcatagaGGGATGGatatggtcagaaacaatgctcaggtaggtcgtggcatttaaatgatgcccaattggtcctaaggggcctaaagtgtgccaagaaaacatcccccacaccattacaccaccatcataattgcattaatgagatattgaacaggtgttcctaataatccttaagGTGAGTGTTATTGTCCCAATATATGCAATTTCATaatcaataaaatacttttttatatattgatgTACACGTGATAAGATATGGGActgaatgtgtaaaaatatattgacaatAATATTTCTTATGTTAAGAATTACAACatacatgtttcatattttaaaacaaagccaCTTCACAATAGCCTGTCATAGTAGGAGAAAAAGAATGGTAGTGAGTGTATATCAATCTCTCTTAACAATGcattacacaacaacacacgCCACCACTGACCTCTGCTGGTCTTCTGAGGTATAACAAtagcacaacacaacaaatgaatgaattatgtGGTGACAAAAGAGGATGCATGTTCTCGAGAGACAACATTGTTGTATTTCTGTGAAACCAGATGCAATAATATTTGACAAATTGAGAAGTGATGTCTCTTCATAGACCAAAAcgtatttaattgtattatgttCAGTTTTCTTGTGCtcatttattagaaatatacGTCAAACCAAAAGGTATTCAGACACCTTCAACATGTTTCATACGATCACAGTTTATTCGCTATAGtttataaaacagtaataaaatatgtcaaGAACTCAGAGTTAAACTGTGTCAGAACTAAACCATGTTGATAATGTCAGGTGACTTTGacagaaaggtttgtgttagGTTAGACTCATGTCTCTCACAGGAGTGAGTGGTTGTGCTTCTGTGTTTCACTCCTCTAGCTTTGAGGAGGTAGATGAGATGTGGTGAGAATGGATTCAGGGGATGTAGACCAGTCACACACATCTTGTGTTCCGCCTATGAGGAGGTTGTGGAGGCAGTCGTTCAGTTAAATGTTTACCTTAGTTAAATGTTGGTCTAGACTGATTGGCTAGATTTTCTTATTTACACTTTCAGAGGCATGTGGAGGACTTATGGCCACTTTACCCTCATTGGCTAGTGagtttttgattgacagctcccTGACAAGGAAGCTGATACTGAAGACAGTGCAGCAGATAAGAGACAGATCTGCATgcagttttctgttttgtttttttatgtagtgCTTGTACTTAAATCACTTTCTTATTTAGTTAGTATTAGCAGGGTTAAtaatgtaacggaggcaagctagtgaagagctgtgcagtatgtaaacctcactccccggcctcaaggacgctctagcgacagatgctagagactgcggtctttaaccttctcgctagagcgcccgactcccatgcagGACCAAACCGGTTCGAGGCCCGCTGAGAGCGGTGCGGAGCGTTCCGGTTACACTAACTCTAACGCAGGGTGGGACACACGCTGTCAGGCTCTTCTCTGGATCAGAAAACTCAGGATtctctgccaatggggtaagaaaaataatcttgaattgagtgacttactaaaatgtaaaccttaattcaagattacttttcttaccccattggcatattttttttttgcttgttttaaacaaacattcactgaaatttcatatttttttactaaaaacaagacttattttcatcggtaattttgctcatcaagaaaatgcatcttgattcaagtttatttgttgacattttcactgaaaaacaagaacaaagacTAAGtgataaagttatttttttgcagtaCACAGTGTCTCTCATTAACAATTTcacaggcaattttctcaatatttaggtTTTTACACTCTcagatttttgcttgttttaagcaaaaattcactgaaatttcaaaaaaaaaaaaaaaaaaaaaaaaacttgttttcttagGTTAATTCACTtgtcaagaaaatgcatcttgatttttagaatgtttagacatttttactggaaaacaagaaaaatatacatttatacatttaaggtaggaaatgtacaaaatatctgcaTGGAACGTGATCTTTACtgtcgataattttgacccgtaagatgtatttttgtcttttactaaaaatgttcctgtgctacttaacgTTTTGTCAATCAGGGTCACAAacgaacaaacaaatacattataaagaaaaagatGGGCCCATTCTAAACAAGAGGGGACAACCaaacatacattacatttaccaCATATCACTAAACAcatcaaaatatacaaatgaacaaatacagCTGAAATCAAAACTAAAGGAAAGGTAACTTAACAGAATAATATAAACCTCAGTGAAGGAATCAAATCAGCAAAGATTCTGGTTTCTACTAAAAGCATTACACACATATGTGtaaaatctgatcaaataaaCCTCGCTGTAATTTAATCATAAAGAGGATTTTATTCCTAAActgctgacatcactgtgtcttctggatgagcgttctgagtccttcttctgttttctgagaagataaaagtcaataaaagtgatgaagttctgctgtttgttttctggattgtttcaggtgaatgtgaatgatgatgatgatgatgaaaactcacgcgctcttcctgcacagatgatctgaagaagaatgacagtaggagcagcaaacactgacacctcaacaatcactagaagacacaagaacaccattaaatccatcaaactctcaaacactacacatgagaaacaaacacaagatgagttcagtgagagtttcactcatgtacttatgtaacaggacacatggatcacaatcaacacttcatacctcttattattattgatgttgtagatgatgctgtaaaaaacaaagtttagttttagtttagatGAGTCATaatgtggaaacacacacacacacaaacacacacacacacacaaacacacacacacaaacacacacacacacacaaacgccgATGATAtaccttgttgttgtgtagtttctggtgtgttatgagttgagaatctctcagggtttgtggtggtcactagaatcttgtttgaatctgtagaagatgatgaatgttcagagacatcatactgtagaacatcacaatcatatttcatgtttatgtcatttcttcatcatcagtacagagtttaatgactgaagtcactttgagttcaggacactcctgtcagagtgatgtcttacctgtaaatctgacagtatatgtgactgaggtcttgatgtcattcttgtgtttgagcacacatctcaactctgtgttgtcgtcttcattcacgagtgttgtagtcagagagatgagacagagttcatctgatctaatctgatatctggagtctgtctgtagatcaacatcagtctgattcatccacaccagctgGTATTCATAATAACTGAACACATGATCACAGTCATATGAAAACagctgacaggagagagtgacagatgtgtttgctcttatctcagtctgtgatgatgatgatgatgatgaagacactgaaacacaaatcacacaacacactctcagtactcatgagtttcagtgaaaacacaagagataaagagaactgtgatctgaagttaaacatgtgttcatataaatgaagagacacactgaccatgaagaacatgtagaaaAACATGTGAATAAGGTCCATGTAGACGTCCATTCACATATTGTATGCAGATGTAACTTCCagcatcatgttgtgttgttttatagatgttgagagagcagttagatgtcagactcagtctctcagatctTTCAGTGTTATTCCGatttattcctccagtaaacacttctaCTGTAGATGATGTTGTATAATTATTATAGatccatgtagttgaggagcattgatgaagagcatcattacaggacagagacacactttcaccagaactgatgaacacatcattcacttctgcttcactcacacctgaaacagcagatgacatcattcatattaatacttcacaatatattcaaacagttCAATATTTATCTCTCAATGACAGATAgagttttcttattttaatatcacataaatcagaagatttgacagTAAAACATGTGATCTAGTTCCTTTATcccttttcactcagaaatgctgGTAAATTAGTTGGTAAAGTCATTCAGGTAATGTCCTGTTCACACAAACAATGGCATTCTGTTAAATTAAGAGTAAGACAGCGTTCACACAGCCAGTAATATGATGTCATCAGGCGGACGTTCAACCGTAgctatgtttgaaaatatggtGACGGTATGATTTTATATCTGAAAAATGGAAGTACGATTTACCCTAAAGGTCCTGTTCACACATGATCTGTTAACTGCAATTTTCTTGCAATTAACCAGTAAAGGCTGTATGTGTGAAAGAGACTATTGACTCTTGACATCAGACTTTTGAACGTGAGaataagacacatgaaatctataataaatgtgacatgagatgaaactgaacatgtttgtcagaatgtcagtgagagtaatgaaatgaaatctgatgaaataaatgtgttgtatagtttacctgtgaatagtgaagagagaaggatcagtcccagcagacatatatcactcttctcagtcatgttgtgtttctcttactgagtctcttctcatcatccACTTATAGTTATTCtgagaacatttgtaactcttcctgtgtttctcatttcctcttttctcatgacactattatagactagaacacattctgtagtttaatggtgatatttataaaatacttctgttgtcttaaaataattggacacagagctcagttatgacttttgttgtcagagactttaacaggactaacatgatgaaggttttctccagattcattcaacacaagactttcctgcccgagcagagcagacgcacagccttcattaaagctgatcacacctccgttcttcttctgtctccacacacacacaaaagcaggacATGAGTGAGGTCATCTTCACACTTCTTACAAACCACAGATCAacagattacccatgatgcagcagacacagatattaataaacacattaactCTGTCACAGATTATATCAATATGTGCACtccagtggtgtagtcctaCCAAAAAAGGTGGTGTACTACACTACTACCGCCGAACCCAAATGACCAAATAATGAGTTTTTATCCTTTCCAGTAACATGACaattattacagttaaataTGCCTCTTATTCATAATCATGCAAAATTATTCACGTATGCTTTAATTATGAAGTTATAACACTGGAAAATAACAAGTAGTTTGAATATTTTTGACACATTCACATGTTCGCTTGCACTGTTCCAGGAGAATTGAGGATCcattacaaataacattaacacaTAACTGTTAATATATCTGAGCCAAGGTATCTTGATTTCTTGGGCAGTGGATTAGCCAATGAGAATGTGTTATGTGGTTGTAGCTGACCAATGATGTTTCAGAGTATTGTCTGGCGCTTTGTACACTTCTGGGTTTTCTTTTGCACACAAGGGTGCTTTTCAATTCTTATTTGTGTATCGcagttccctatcaaaagctacactcgatgctgcgtttcaaacgctatgggagaacagtctttgttcgaccggttgtgaagcacgtgtgtcaaacacgccaaaaattattttggctttaaataacctcggcaggtgacgtgacTAATTACACCTGCACCTGCCgattataaatacgcgtgaatgcggacgcgtcatcaggttattttgtcttcaaggacctcttggtgtgtgcgtgtgttgtgatGGAGAAGTCTCCCTCTCTGTTAttattacaaacaaatatagaaaaaaaaaagaagatattaccTAGATTCTTACACTAGTGACCAAGCACTCTCTGAGTTACTTAGCCTAGTGTGATCCGTCCGATCCACCGAACTGCGACGTCCTAGCGTCTGCTACTGGAGCGTGCCACGGCACTTCTTCTGAGCCAGCGGAGGACGAGGCTTCTCTTGTTTCTGCGGGGTTAGATAGCACCGCCTCCGAGCATTCCTCTCGCGATTCTAAGGCGTTTGAGGATCTAATCGGGGCGGTAaccaaggcagtcgacaggctcCACCTCGACTGGCCGCAGGAACAAGAGGCCCCCAAGCGTTCAAAGCTTGACGACAGATATCTGGGGGCGAAGCTTACCAGTatcgggttcttccattcggcctagccttgtcaccccgcacatacacaaaatgcatggaTGCAGCTCTGGCTCCTTTGCAACTCCAGGGCATCCGcattttgaattacatagacgactggctgaTTTTACCTCAGTCTCGAGAGCTAGCGCTTCGACATCGGGATGTCGTCCTAGCTCATCTCAAAGCTCTAGGGTTGAGTCTCAACGTCAAAAAGAGCGTTCTTTCCCCTACGCAAAATACAACGTATCTCGGGGTCATATGGGGCTCGATTGAAATGCAGGCacgtttcagttgtggctcagaGCCAGGGGGTTTCATCcaagggccaacccccagaGGCATATAAGGGTGACGCGCCAGGGGCTTCGCACTCTTTCTTTGTGGTTcagacctcggtttctgactttaggtcccactctcgTTCCGTGTTGTCGTTGCAAGAtgctaacgacagacgcatccctcacgggttggggtgcggtcttaaatggccgtccagcccaagggacctggagaggtcatcttctcgattggcacatcaattgcctcgaaatgatggctgtatttcgggccctgaaatacttcctccGGCATTTGCGAGGCTACCACGTCCTAGTGCGGGTGGACAACACTTCAgtagtctcgtacataaatcaccagggcggACTGCGGTCAGGCCACTTGAACAAATTGGTCCAGCAGATTCTGCCCTGGGCGGAgggcatatttacatttacatttagtcatttggcagacgcttttatccaaagcgacttacagtccacttattaaagggacaatccccctggagcaacatggagtaaagtgtcttgctcaaggacacactggtggtcgctgctgggatcaaaccagcaacctttgatttaccagttcagtggtttaacccactagaccaccatcaccATCTCAAATTTCTGTCCCTCAGAGCAATTCACATCCCGgggcatatgaatgtgggagcagacttgctgtccagaTAAGCTCTGACAAACGTTGAAAATGGGGAATTGTTGTATTTGAATGATTATCTAATTTAATGAATTGCTGTGTTAGTTTTAGAGTTTATATGATGAGGTTACAATGACCCTGTGTTGAATGTACAGAGCGTGGAGCAAGACAACTTATATCAGTGTGTGAATCAAAAATTGTGTGCTCATAACTCATGTGGGGAAATATTGTGGCGCAGTTCTTTGAGTCACCACTAGAGTGTAGTGTTGTGCTGTGAATCATAACTGTATTTGTCATTTGTCTTAGTGAAGTCATACAAAGCTGTTGGTGGTTGAACTTGATGCATATATCTTACAGTTTGCTTATCATCTAAACAATGTttcaataaatgtgatttatttttctaaagatTCTGCTTGACTTTGTAACTGTTGTTCTCTTtaattctctttaaatgcataaGAGGTTTGCtgcaatattttaaagtttctctcaaatgatgaaaatgacatCTTTAAACACAACGACTGTGACGTGATCGGTCAGAAAACtgaacacactttctgtttctcttcatcttcatgttttggtgtgaCTGCACTCTCCAGGTCACTGTTGTGTCACTGTGTACACCACACAGCAACAAATGACTTTAGTCTTTTAACTGAAATATGAAATCTCAGtcaatttgtgcttaaaaccaGCAAACAAATCTTGAATTGAGGGACTAAGAATAAATTAAACCTTAAATACCAGATTATTTTCCTTATACCATTGACagattgttttgcttgtttggcACAAATTGActgaaattttatatttttttcttaaaaaaaagacttattttcttaagtCAGTTGaaagactaagtaagaaagtcatttttgcagtgtggcGTACACTGACATTTTGCTCATTAGGAAGATGCATCTTTATTTAAGAATTTCtcaacatttttactggaaaacaagaaaaagtcgCAGTGCAAAATCTGTCAGTTTCAGTTGAATCTACTATGAATCTAATGAATCTGTAATACTTCTACatcatttaatcagtatttACTACATCAAACATTGTacctgttaacattagttaatgcaccatgaactgcATAAATAATTGTTGTACTGGAACAAGTTTGATGTTTCAGATTCTACATTTTGTGTCTAACTTGATAATACACTTAATTGTTTGTCTGTAATTTCTTAATGCTTTCTATTGCACTAATTCTCCCGTTTACTTTATTTAGGGTTTAGAgctccatctagtggtgagtttgATGTTGCTTTAGTTCTGTGGTTTTTAAGGTGTTCAGGAAGTAGTGAGTGATCCATGCAGCCAGTGAAGACGTATGGGGTCCAGATGGGTTTGATGTGGTCTGTCTTTTGGGCCTCAGCTGGTTTTGTTGGCAGGTTCCATGTAGACCCCACATGGGTTAGTCCAGATGAAATGAACACTGCTTAGTGTGCATACTACAGGCTGATGAATGTGACACTGAATGTTTAGTTTAGATAATGAAGTGATAACATGCAGAAtcactgatgaacacagaaacaacaagaatagaaagaaataaaacactaaaactacaactgacttcagccacaaTCCCACAAACACCATCAACatctttacttatttatattaagaataaagagagatttttctgttaatgttttattgaaaataacagGTTTGATGTCTCCATTATGgtgatcagagtttgttttagtCGGGTGGTTTGActctgaatgtaaatgtttctgtcTGATGTCTGTAGCTCATATTGTTATGGCATTAAAGTCCTGAGAGAAATTGATCTGATGCTTTCGGCTGTTTTGTGCCAAGTTCACAATTATTATGATGTGGTGAGTTTACTTAACTTATGGAAGGCTTTTATTTGAGAGTTAATCTTTACTATTTCATTTATCATCTTGGTTAGAGCCAGCGCACCTTTAATCAGAATATTTCAGTTATAAAAATTTTACCACTTTCAACTTCTGCTAGTTGAAGATCACACAGAAATATAAAGATTCATGAATGAATTTCAACAATGGTAACGTGTTTCATGTTCTGAAGCATCATACAAACCTCCTTCATGACTCCCAGAATTCATTGCAGCGTGAAGCATTTCATCattgttgaggttcatatgGTGATTGTTGATGTCTGTGT
Coding sequences within:
- the LOC130421345 gene encoding histone H2B-like, which translates into the protein MPEPAKPAPKKGSKKAVTKTAVKGGKKRRKSRKESYAIYVYKVLKQVHPDTGISSKAMGIMNSFVNDIFERIAGESSRLAHYNKRSTITSREIQTAVRLLLPGELAKHAVSEGTKAVTKYTSSK
- the LOC130421360 gene encoding uncharacterized protein LOC130421360, with translation MMSSAVSGVSEAEVNDVFISSGESVSLSCNDALHQCSSTTWIYNNYTTSSTVEVFTGGINRNNTERSERLSLTSNCSLNIYKTTQHDAGSYICIQYVNGRLHGPYSHVFLHVLHVSSSSSSSSQTEIRANTSVTLSCQLFSYDCDHVFSYYEYQLVWMNQTDVDLQTDSRYQIRSDELCLISLTTTLVNEDDNTELRCVLKHKNDIKTSVTYTVRFTDSNKILVTTTNPERFSTHNTPETTQQQGISSAFVCVCVFVCVCLCVCVCLCVCVFPHYDSSKLKLNFVFYSIIYNINNNKRYEVLIVIHVSCYIST